In Bradyrhizobium sp. 200, the sequence GCGGCGAACAGCAGATGATTGCCATTGGCCGTGCCATGATGGCGAAGCCGAACATGCTGTTGCTCGATGAACCGTCGATGGGCCTGGCCCCGCAGATCGTGGCCGAGATTTTTGAAATCGTTCGCGACCTCAACCTGAAGGAAGGCGTCAGCATCCTGCTGGCCGAGCAGAACACCAACGTGGCCCTGAAATACGCCGACTACGGCTACATCCTGGAAAGCGGCCGCATCATGATGGACGGCCCGGCCAAGGCGCTGGCGGAGAACAAGGACGTCAAGGAGTTCTATCTCGGAATGTCGTCAGAAGGCCGCAAGAGCTTTCGCGACATGAAGTCGTATCGCCGCCGCAAGCGCTGGGTTTGAGCTGTCTGGTTGCGCCACGACAGGTCCGTGATCTCGCGGCGGCGCGGCGATCGACCACGACGATATCAATGGCTTGGTTTGCCGGTTCGGATCACCCCGATCCGGGTTTGTCCTTGAGACATTTTCGTATTGCGTCCGTCAGCGCACGGCCGGCAGGCGATAGAGACTGGCCGTTCAAAGTCACGATAGACACCGTGCGGATCAATGCCGGGTTGGCGATGGGAGCCGCGCGTAAATCCTTCTTGAGCGGCATCGGCAAAGCGATCTTCGGCAAGATGCCTACACCCATACCCGCCGCCGCAAGCGCGATCAGGGTATGGGTGTGAACGACCTCAAACTTGATATCCATGTGCAGATCGCGAGCTGCCAGGGCCCGGTCAAGCATGATGCGCAAGGCGGCGGACCTGGAGTTAAGCAGCACCGGATAGGCGCAGAGGTCGGCCATGTCGACCGACGTGCGCTTCCGAAACCGAAAGGCTTCGGTCGCGATCGCATAGATCGGATCGTCGAATAGCCCGTCAAACCGGAACTCAATCGAACGCTCCATCTCGATTCCAATTCCAAAGTCGACCTCCCTGCGGCGAATGCATTCGAGCAGGTCTGCGGCGGCAAGTTCGCGGAGCCGAATGCTTATTCCGGGATAATTCGCCTGGAAGGCTTGAAGTGCGCGTGGCAGTATCGTCGCTGCGATGGTGGGGATGCACGCGAACGTCAGTGTTCCCCGCTGGATGTCCACGGCCTCCCGGATTTCCCGAAGGCCATTCTCCCATTCACCCAATGCGCGCCGCGCGAACGTCAGCAGCTTCAACCCCTCGGCGGTGAGCTCGACCCGGCGCGTTGTTCGATGAAACAGCGCCGCGCCGATCTGGTCCTCGAGTTGTTTGATCTGCATGCTGACCGCGGATTGAGATCGGTTCAGCTTTTCCGACGCCTGCCGAAAGCTCCTGTTGTCTGCGATGGCGATGAAAATATGCAGAAGTTTGAAATTGATGTCCGGCATTTGCGCTGTTCCTGATGCCCAAGACATAAATCACAAAAATTGAATAATCCATCAGATAATCTCGCTAGGCTGATCATCCACCCGTCTCTATGATTTCAGGGAGGTCGCATTTTCGCCGCCGTCGCACGCAGTCATGTATTCCGTGCACGGCAGATGGGCGATCCTTTCCGGAAGGCGAGAAACATCGTGCTCCGGCAATAAAGCGGGCGGCTCGATCCGACACCGCAACTGGAGGAAACGTGAGCATCGTTCGTTCGCTTATGGCGGGGTTTGCCGTCGCGTTGGCGGCCTGGCCGTCGGGCATCCTGGCGGAAGATTTTCCAGCAAGAGCGGTCCGTATCATCGTGCCGCAATCCGCCGGCGGTGCAACGGACACCTTTGCACGCGCGATCGGACAGAAACTCAGTGAGCGCTGGAAGCAACCGGTCGTCATCGAGAATCGCGCCGGCGCAGCGGGCGTGATCGGCACCGAGGCGGTCGCTAAAGCTCCGGCGGACGGATACACCTTGCTGGTAACCTACGAAGGTTCTCAGGCGATCAACCCCAGCCTGTACGAAAAGCTACCCTTCGATTCCATCCGGGATTTCGAGCCGATCGCTACCATCGCAGTGACACCGTTTCTATTGATTGTCGGTCCCCAGACAAAAGCCAACACGCTTCAGGAATTTCTCACCCTGGCACGGGCCAATCCGGACAAGCTGAACTACGGCTCGGCGGGAAACGGTTCGGTGAATCATCTGCTCGGCGAGATGCTGAAAGTCGAGGCCGAAATCCGTATCACGCATGTGCCCTATAAGGGGGCCCCGCAAGCCATTTCCGATGTCATCGGCGGTCACCTCGATTCGGCGTTCGCAAGTGCGCCATCGGTTATCGCGTCGGTTCGGCAGGGATTGGTACGTGCGCTGGCCGTCAGCAGCGGTCGACGCGTTGCGATTTCTCCCGAGACGCCGACGATCGCGGAGGGCGGGGTCAAGGATTTCGACGTCAATCCCTGGTGGGGAATCTTCGGCCCGGCCGGACTCAGTCCATCGATCGTCAGCAAGATAAACTCTGATGTTGCCGAGATATTGCAGGAGCTCGACTTCCAGGAATTGCTTGCCAAACAGGGGGCAACGCCGCTTGCCAGCTCGCCGGAGGAATTTCGCGCGCTGCTCGCGAAGGATATCGCGAAATGGGCAAAAGCGGTCAAGGCGGCAGGGATCAAGATGAACTAGCCACCTTCATGGCGCCAGCGCGTAAGCCGGCGGAGGTGAACGTGGTGTGTGGAGATCAAAATGTCTGAAACGCTTGTGAGAGCCGAAGTTCGCGTGCGCGCGAAGATCATCGACGCCGATGTGCATCCCTGGATCAACGGCGATATCAAGGGATTGAAGAAATACTTGTCGCGCGATTGGTGGGCGCATTTTGACGGCCGGTATGTCTTGCCAAACCACTGGCTGCGTCCGCCGCTCGCGAGGGCCTCATCCAACCGCATCGACGCCATGACGCCCTCGGGAGGAGAGCCCGGTTCTGACCCTGTATTCATGAAAGAGGAGCACCTCGACAAGCACAATATCAGTCACGCGATCCTGTCATCGATTCAGGCCGGCAAGCTTGCCGCCATTCCGACCGCAAACGAGGCCGCAGCCCTTGCGACGGCCTTCAACGAATATTTTCTCAATGAGTTCATCACGGTCGATGACCGCTACAAGCTCGCAATGGTTGTCGCCGCTCATGATCCGCGCGCCGCCGCCGCGGAGATCCGCCGTATCGGCCACCTGCCGAACGTGGTTGCGGTGTATATGCCGCTGCTCAATATCCTGATGGGGCAGAAGCATTACTATCCGATCTACGAGGCGGCCGAGAGCCTTGGCCTTCCGATCCTGATCCATCCGACCGGGACGGAGGGAGGTTTCCCAACGGCGGTGGCCTTCGCGGGAGGGACTCCAAGCACCTATATCGAGCGACACACGAACTTCCCGGAAATCGGGATGTCCAGCATCAACAGCATGATCTTCGAAGGTGTGTTCTATCGATTTCCGGGTCTGAAACTGCTCGCGGCGGAGTTTGGCTTCAGTTGGCTCCCTCACTTCCTTTGGCGAATGGACCAGAACTGGCATCAGTTTCGCAAAGAGGTCCCGTGGGTAAAAGCGAAGCCAAGTGAGACGGTGCTGAACCATGTCCGCTTCACGTCGCAACCGATGGAGGAGCCGGAGAAGCCGGAATACCTCGCCAGCATTCTCGAGATGATCCATGCCGATCGCACGCTGGTGTTCAGTACCGACTACCCTCATTGGGACAACGATTTGCCCAATCTCACATTGCCGGGAATTCCAGCGGCGCTGCGGCAGAGGATATTTTTTCAGAATGCCGCTGACCTCTTCAATCTGGCTTGAGACGAAGGCTCGTCGACGGAGGAAGCCGTGAGTTTACATCTGGTGGCGCAACTGGATCAGTTGGAGGACGCCACTCCCAAGGTCTTCTCGGTGGCTGGACGATCCATCGGCCTCATCAAATCAAACGGCAGGGTTCATGCGGTGCGCAATGTCTGCCCGCACAAGGGTGCACCGGTCTGCAGAGGCACGTTCAAGGGAACGATGCTACCGAGTGAGCCTGATACTTTCGTTTTCGGCATGGATGATCGGATTCTGCAGTGTCCGTGGCACGGATGGGAGTTCGATCTGAACACCGGCCGGACGTTGTGCGGTCACGGCAACAAGAAGCTCATACTATATCCGGTCACGGTCAAAGATGGGGCGGTCTATCTCGATCTGGGGCGTGACTGAGCGCTGAGCCGATACTCCGCCACCCGCGCGCCCGCCATCCGCAACCGGTGGGGCGAAAATGCAAATCAGGAGTGATGATGACCGAGTTGAGATTAGGTTTTGCCGGCGTCGGCAAGATGGGCGGGCTTATGGCAGCGCGTCTGATCGAGGCCGGTCATCCCTTGACCGTGTTCGATGCGAATGATCTTGCCGCGGAGCTCCTGATCAAGGCCGGCGCCAGGCGCGCCAGAACTCTGCATGAGCTTGCCGGGCAGGCGGAAATAGTATTTGCCAGCCTGCCGACGCCTGACGTGGTGCGAGAAGTTGCGCTCGGGACAGGTGGCATTGTGGCGAGCAGCACCACGAAACTGTTCGTCGACCTGTCGACAACCGGACCTAGGGTTGCCCGGATGGTCGCCGAAGGCCTCGCCCTCAAAGGCATTACTGCCGTGGATTGCCCGGTGAGCGGCGGTCTTTCGGGCGCTCGCAACGGCACGCTCGCACTGATGGTGTCCTGCCCGGCGGCCGCCTACGACCAACTCCGGGATCTGCTTACGGTGTTCGGCAAGCCGATCTTCGTCAGCGAGATAGCGGGCGCCGCGCAAACGATGAAGCTCGCCAACAACCTGCTCGCCGCGTGCGCGATAGCGATTTCATCGGAAGCGTTTGTATTCGGCGTCAAGGGCGGATTGAATCCGGCGACAATGTGCGAGGTGTTCAACGCTAGCAGCGGCAGAAATACCGCAACATTGGATAAGTTCCCGCGGTCGGTGCTGCCAGGTACCTTCGATTTCGGCTTCTCGACGGCCTTGGCTTTCAAGGATGTGAAGCTGTGCCTGGATGAAGCAGAAGCGCTTGGGGTGCCGACACCTGTCGGCAACGCCGTTCGGCAGATTCTCGGGGTCACGCAGGCGATGTTTGGTCCCGAGTCCGATTTCACCAGCATGGTGCGTCCATTCGAACAATGGGCTGGCGTGGAGGTGCGCTCTCCGCCCGGAGACTGAACGAGCGCGAAGCCTCTGACCGGAGGGCGCGCAAGAGCCGACTGTGTCGAGGGTGGTTTTCTCTTCGAGCAGGGGCTTATCGGGGCACGCCGGAGGATGTTGACAGGAGCCGCCGCGCGTCCTGAACCGCGCGCGCCATCGCTGGTAGCGGCAACAAGGACCGGACAGGTTCGTCATCGAGGAGGGCGCCGTGGAGACTGTTCCCGAAAACATCAGCGCGAACGACCTGATCGCGGGCCTGCCGCCAGCGCCAAGTTCGGGCTGCGCGCGGTGGCGCAGGCCATGGCGCGCGAACTCGGGCCACAGAATATCCATGTCGCTCACCTGATCATCGTTCCGGCGTCGACACCGAATGGGTTCGGCAAAGGCGGATCGAGGCGTTGGGGGGTGGATGCGCTGAAAGATCCCGGCGCCTTGATGCCGCCCGCATCGGTTGCGGACGCCTACTGGCGGCTCTACGACCAGCCGCGCAGCGCCTGGACGTTCGAAATGGAGATCCGGCCGTTCAAGGAGACGTGGTGATCCGCGGCGGTATCGAGCCGCGCGCGTGAGGTGAATAGGGGAGTCATCATGAATCTGATGGTGCGGACTTGTCGCGGCTCAATCCCGTTCGGGGCCGACGGATCAGAATTTGCCAAGGGACGGGAATTGTCAAATCCGTAATCGTTGCGTCATGAATGCCGGGTTAGGCTGGCTGAGGCTGATGTCGGCGGCGCCACGAAAGCCGGTCGGAAGGCGTTTCGAGAAATCCTAAAATTTGTACGAAACAACAGGGCGGGTTCGTACGTTGCGTACCCGCAAGCCCCGTCGGGCTGCAGCTTCCTGCGACATCCAGATTGCGACTATCCGAATTGTTCCCGGCCCCGCATTGTTGCGCCGTCAGTGCATTCGAAATAGCATCGATTGCGAACTGGCGTGGGCGGGGCAGTAGAAATGACACATGAGGCCCTTCATTGCAGCTTTCTGCCGTCGATCACCCGGTAGCGAATACGGAACCCGCGCACTGGAAAAGGCGCCTTCGCTGCCCTCGCTGTTCGTCGGCGCTGCGGAACGTGTGGTCAGAGCCGTCCTGTTCCAACCGTGCCTGCGAATATAGCAGGGCCGGGTTTCCCATGATCGGCACGCAACCGGTGCTGATCGATTTTGCAGCCAGCATTTTTGAGCGCGCAATGTACGAGGCCGAGAGCGGCTCGGCGCTGCAGCGGGACGTCAGCCGCCGTTCCATGGGGTCGCGGCTGCATCGGCTTACCTTCGGGGGCAATCCGGTTGCCGTCTCCAACAGCACGAAATTCATCGATCTGTTGAAGCGGGAATCGAGACGGCCGGTGGTGCTCGTGGTCGGCGGCGGGACGATCGGTTCGGGCGCAGACGAGCTCTATCGGGATGATTCCATCGAACTGGTCGGCACCGACGTCTACGCCTCGCCGCATACCGTGCTGGTGGCGGACGCCCACGGGCTGCCGTTCGAAGACAGCGTGTTCGATGGCGTCTGGGTGCAGGCGGTGCTGGAGCATGTGCTGGAACCCGCAACGGTCGTTGCCGAGTTGCATCGCGTGCTTCGGCCGGACGGCCTGGTCTATGCGGAGACGCCGTTCATGCAGCAGGTGCACGAGCAGGCCTATGATTTCTCGCGTTTCACGCAGAGCGGTCACCGCTGGCTGTTCAGGCGATTTTCGGAGATCGGCGCCGGACCGGTCGGCGGCGCCGGCGTGGCGCTCGCATGGTCGATCCGCTACTTCTCGCGCGCGCTCGGCGCGGGCAACAAGCTGTCGCGCCTGATCGTGCTGCCGTTCTTCTGGATCAGGTATCTCGATGCGTTCGGCCGCGGCCGGGCCGCAGCGGATGCCGCCAGCGGCTTCTTCTTTCTCGGGCGCAGGGCCGAGCAGGCGATGGATCCGCACGCCATGCCGGAATATTACAACCGGCAAAAGTGAGTTTCGACGCGCGGCGCGCAGGCCTTACGAAAGGCCCTTGATTTTCTTGCATGGCGTCGACGAGGTCGACGACATCTGTGCGACGCCGGCAACGGAGCGGATGGAAAGCTTTTCCTTAGCCGTGATGAAGCGCAGCACGCCACGCGGATAGGCGTCGCAGAACTGCGCAAGCGTGGCGGCCGTTGCCGCAACGCTGTCCTGCTTGGGGACCACGGCGATGCCGCCATCCCGCAGGATGTACGCGTCCTTCACGTTGGGCATGGCTGACGTCGCGATGCAGCTCTTGAACAGGTCATTGTAGGCCTGCGGCGTCAGGGATAGGTCTCCGCCCGGAGTGCCCAGGAGATACTCGCGGCTCTTTCGGCAGTTCTCGCTATCCGCCCGCGCCGCACCGGTCGCGAGCGCCAGCAGCATCGCGGCCGCGACCAATAATTTCATGCCGTCATTCCTGTGGCGCGGTCCGCGGATGCCCGCTTGCCGGCATAGGTCAGACCATAGGTTGTCGCCGCGCATCGCTCCCATGAAAGGGCGCGGGCATGCGCGGAGACGCCTGCTGCGAGAATGGCACGCAGGCCCCGATCCGCGGCCAGCTCCGCGATCGCCTGCGATATGCTCTCCACCGACGGCGGCACGAGAATTCCGGTCTCGTCGGCGAGCACGGCGTCAGGGACGCCGCCGACGTCGGTCGCGACACTTGGCAGGCCGGCGGCTCCGGCCTCGAGATAGACCAGTCCAAATCCCTCCACCCGGCCGGTCGTGTCGGGCAGTCCCGTCAGGCAGAAGAAATCCGAAGCCGTGTAGAGATCGCGGATGGCCTCGTTGGGCTGCGCGCCGAGGAATCGAATGTCGCATGCGGCCTGGCCGGCAGCCCGTCGCAATTCACCGACATAATCGGCTTCGCCGTCCGGTCCGATCACAAGCCATGTGATGCGATGGCGCACATCGTCGGGAAGCTGCGACAATGCGGCGAGCGTCAGGTGATGCCCCTTGCGGCGCGTGATCCGCGCGACCGTGATCATCACTACCCGCTCTTCCGGCAGACGATAGGTCAGCCGCACCTCGCGGCGTTTCCTTGGCGCGCCGAACCAGAATTCCGACACGCCTAGATTGATCGCGCTGATCCGGCGCGGGTCGACGGCAAACCGCTCGCGGAACAGCGTCTCGGTGAAGCGGCTGTTGGCGACGACCTCGGTCCGCGGCCCGAACACGCCGGCGCCGCGGATCGCCATGCGCTTCAGCGGCGTCTGCGCCTCGTTGATCTCGGTGCCATGCACGGTCATCAATACCCGCGCCGGCGTCCGCCACCTGGAAAGCGCCACTGGAATGAAGAACGGCCAATCGGCGGCATGAACCACATCGTACCGGTCGCCGCGGACGCCGCGGCGCGCCAGCATGATCTTGCTCGGCAGCTCGCGCATGGAGTGGAGGCCGCCGCGAAACCGAACGACGTCGAAAGGCAGGGCTTGGTCGTCGTGGATCTGCCGCGCGTAATCGGGTGCCACCACGGTGACCTTTGCGCCGAGCCGGCTGGCAGCCGCCGCAATTTCGCAGGCATAGGTCCCAATACCTCCCATCGCGGGGGCGAACTCGCTGGTCAACAGAAGGATGTTCAACCCGGCGCCTCCATTAGGTCGGCGCCGCGGCGGCAAGGCCGCGCGCATCCTGAATTTCCTGATGATAACGGAACACCCGCGCGAGCTGGGTGCCGGGGGTAAATGCGCTGATGGAGTCGGCGATCTCTACCGGGTTCATCGCGCCTGCTTCGATGGCATTGCGAACATCGACGAACCGCTGGGCCAGCGTATCGGCCATGTCGTCGCGATCTCCGCTGCGCGCCACCAGATAGCCGCTGACGCCAGAGTGGATCACGGGTTCGAGCTGCGGCAGGTGCATGGCGACGACGGGGCGGCCCACCGCCAGCGTCTCGAGCACGCAACGCGGCATGCCTTCGAACTCCGATGTCAGGATGCCGGCATGTGCGCCTGCCAGGGTCTCCGCCATTCCCGCGGCATCCTTGAAGCCGTGGCGCACGGTAATGTCCTCGATAGCTGCGAATTCCTCGAACCGGTGCGGATCGCTGGTGCCGATATAGTGAAACCTGACATCGCCGTTCAATCGCTGCCGCAGGCGATCGATGGTGCGGAACATCAGCGGCGGATCCTTGAATTCATCGAGCCGGCCGGCGAACACGATCTGGAACGGTGAAGAGTTCAGCGGCCAGAGTTGCGGCTTGAAGATATCCGTATTGACCCACGTCCAGAGCGTGTCGATCTTGTCCTTGCGGCGCGGATAGGTCTGCTGCAACCGTTCGGTGATGAACGGATTGACGCAAAGGAATTTTTCGCTCATGGCGACGGCGAACCGTTCGCCGGTATTGTGGACGAAGGCGTATTTCCGCAGCAGCGAATCCATCTGCAATTTCGGCGCGCCCTCGCCGTGAAGCATCTGCACGAATGGCAGCCGCAGGATCGCCGGCAGCCACGAAAACTCGACGCGCCGCAGATCGACCGAACATCGCCTGGCGCGGATCAGCCTTGCGATCGTGCCGAAGTGGCGGAGCAGTGCCATAAAGAACTGGCCGGTCAGCGACGTGCGGATCGTGCGGGCCGCTTCGCGCGCCTGCTGGTCCGAATAGTGAAGGATAGGCAGGAAGTCGAAGCCGCGGCCGCGGAACGTCAGCCGGTGAAGCCGTCCCAGCTCCAGCTCGCCCGTCGAGTCCACGCCGATGAAGAGGATGTCGGTGTCAACAGGATGAAACGTGATGAAGTCGCGGATGTATGTTTCGAGACCGCCGACCTTTTGGCCGCGCGGATCGAATGGATGGATCAGGCAGATCTGGTAACGCGGCTTGATCCGGTTGGCATTTCGCGCGCGCAGCGCCAGGGTCAATGTTGAAGTCATGCTGCTTTCCTCATGCGTGCCTGGACGATTTGCGGAATGGTTCGCGCAACGAGGCGCGGAACCACGCTCATGCATCTGACATAGCGGGGACCGAGCCGGCGCGGCTCGCGCAGCATGCGCCAGGCCCATTCCAGCCCAGCCTTGCGCGCAATGGACGGTGCGCGGTTTTGTGTGCCGGCGATGAAATCGAGGGCGGCCCCGATGCACAGCACGCCGGTTCCATTCAGCTCGTCGAGGCATCGTGCCGCGAACAGTTCCTGTCGCGGCGCGCCCAGTGCGACGAAGCAGAGCCTGGCGCCTGAGGCACGAATACGCTCGATCGCAGCATCGGCTTCGCTGGAATACGGATCGAACCCCGGCCCCGGCGCAAGGCAGCCCGCGATCTGCAATCCCTGGAATCGTTCCGACAGCCGCCGCGCCGTCTCTTCCAGCGTGAGGTCGTTCGCGCCGAACAGAAACACCGGGAGGCCTTTCCTTCGCGCTTCCGCACAGATTGGTTCGACGAGATCGGCGCCTGTGGTTCGCTCGATGCGCGTGCCCATGAGGCGGCTCAGCACGACGATGGGGAACCCGTCGGCTGTGACAAATCGGGCACGGCGATAGGCGGCGCGAAAGTTCGCATGTTGCTGCAATTGAACAACGTGATCGAGATTGAGCGTGCAGACGCTGAAGTTGCCACCATGCTGCGCGGCCGACACGATCGACGAGACGGCTTCTGGAAGCGATGGAACGTTGATGGTGATGCCGTCGACAGTGAGGCGCGGCTGCAACGATGCTGGCGGTTCCGCCATGTCGGTCTCCTGATGATGATTTGATCGAGACGCATTCACGCTGGACTATCGACATGCCCGTTGCTTCGTGACGGGAACTGCGCGCCGAAAATTCTCTCGACCAGCATCGTCACGAAATCGAACTAATGCGACGCAACGATGGCGATGTCGCATTGCGAACGGAAAGACGCGGCGACGAAGCAATCACAGGATGGAGATCAGCTATGCAGCAGTGGTCGAGGCGAAACGCGCTCGCTCTCATCGCAGGAGCGAGTGTCGCATCGTACGAAAATAGAGCACTCGCTGCGCAGCCCGCGCAGAGTCTCGGTGCCATCGCAGCCCGCAACGGGATCGTGTTCGGCGCGGCGGCAGGTCCTGTCATCGACAAGGATCATGCCTATCGCGAGCTCTATCAGACGCAGACGCGCATCGTTACGACCGATATTGCGATGAAGATGGGAACCATCGCGCCGCAGCCTGGGCCGAAGCGATTCGAAAGCGCGGACCGGTTGCTGAAATTTTGTGCAGGCAACAACATTCCGATGCGGGGTCATTGCTTGATCTGGAACGAGTGGGTTCCGCAATGGATCAGGAACCTGAGCGGCTCCGAACGTGAGAAGTTTTTCGATTCCTATATCGAGGAAGTGGCTGCCCGCTATGTCGGCAAGCTGCACTCATGGGATGTCGTCAACGAGCCGTTCTGGCCTGGACACAAGGCGCCCGGCGGTTACCGGCTCGGCCCATGGTACGACACGTTCGGTACGGGGTACGTGCGCCGCGCCTTTGAGCGCGTGGCGATGGTCGACCGGAAGACCAAAATGGTTCTCAACGAGGCGCAGAGCGAGCGCGACGATGACGTCGGCCTCGCGGTTCGCCGCGGCTTGCTGCAACTAGTCGACGAATTGAAACACGCCGGCGTGCCGCTGCATGCCGTCGGGTTGCAAAGTCATCTGCAGCCCCGGTATCCGCACGACCCAGGACGCTTCGCCGAATTTCTTCACGCGCTCGCCGATCGTGGCGTCGAAATCTACCTGACCGAGTTCGACGTGCGCGATGACACGTTTCCGGATGACATCGCGGCGCGCGATGCCATGATCGCCGAGACCGCCGAGAAGTACCTGAACAACGCGCTGCGTGTTCCGGCGGTCAAGGTGGTGATTGCCTGGGAACTTGCCGATAACTACTCGTTCTATACCGATGCGGCGAAGAAGAAGGATCCCCTCGCGCAGCGGCTGCCGCGGCCGCTGCCGTTCGATTCATCGATGCAGAAGAAGCCGCTCTGGTTCGCGATGGCGCGCGCGTTCGAGAATGCCAGGAAGTCCTAGGCGTCAATCGTATCGAATGAATGCGCTCATGCCCCCGAATGTTGGGGGCGTGGGCGGAGTATCCGTACCAGCGTTGGCGCGTAGAGCAGGGCGAGCGCTGCGAAATAGACCGCGGCGCCTGCCGCGACATGGGCCGCCAGCACGGCAATGCTGCGCGCCTCCGGGAAGATCCGCAGCAACGCCGCCATCGCAATCGTGGCCAGTGCGATGCGCACGAGATGGCTGACCGGAAGGCGAAGGCCAAATCTGGTAAACCCGATCGAGAAACTGACGGTGGCGGCGGCCGTGGCCGCCAGCACCGTGGCCCCGGCTGCGCCTGTGAGCCCCCAATGCGGCAAGAACAGAGCGCTCAGCACGACGGTCGTCGACGCGTCGATCGCCGCAATGGCCATCATCCAGCGTGTGCGGTTCTGCAGCAGAAACACCTGGTCGCCGAAATGGGCGCGCAGGTTGCGGATCGCGCCGGCGAGCGTGGAGAGCGGCAGAACGGCAAGCGTCACCGCCTGGAACGGCGCGGCGATCAGCAGATGCACGATCTCTGTTCTCAGCATGAATATGCCGGCGAGGCTCGGCGCCAGGATCGCGACGAGCAGCGCGCTGTTGGCGGCAAGCTGGCGCATGCCGGCCTGGCTGCCTTCCTGCTCCATGCTCTTGACCGCCAGCGGAAACGCGGCGGCCGTCACCAGCATGGCTGCGACCGCCGCGGCGCGCTGGCCGAGGCCGTAACCGACCGCGAACAGCCCGGCTGCGGCCACGCCCGACATCTGGTTGACGATGAAGCGCGACGCATTGAGGCCGACCCAGCCAAGCGCGCCGCCGATGATCAGCGGAATGCCGTAGCGCAGCGCGTGTGCGACAACCTCCCGGTCGATCGGCCAAAGGCGGTAGCCGCAGCGGAGTGTGGGCAGCACGATCAGCGCCGCGGTCAGTTGTGCCGCGGCGTATCCCGCAAGCGGCCATTCCGCCGATTGGCCGAACCATCTGATCAGCACCAGGCCGGCGACAAATCCGACCGACGGCCCGAATACCTGCTGGATCGTGTAGACCCGGATCTGCTGCTGCGCGCGGGCGCGCTCGCCGATGTAGAGGTTGAGCGACCGGGTCATCACATAGGCGACGGCGGCAAGAAGAAGGCCCGTTCTGGCGCCGGGCGCAATGACCAGAAGCAGGATTCCGATGACGGCCGCGCTCTGTAGCGCAACGGATATCAGCAGAACCGCGTTTTCGGTGCGGTAGAAGCGTGGC encodes:
- a CDS encoding lipopolysaccharide biosynthesis protein, with protein sequence MLLKHTLLYLPAQFVGPLFQLLAMIVWTHVVDEHTLGIITLITATHELLQIGFLAWWSQYALRFLGRYQDANDVPRFYRTENAVLLISVALQSAAVIGILLLVIAPGARTGLLLAAVAYVMTRSLNLYIGERARAQQQIRVYTIQQVFGPSVGFVAGLVLIRWFGQSAEWPLAGYAAAQLTAALIVLPTLRCGYRLWPIDREVVAHALRYGIPLIIGGALGWVGLNASRFIVNQMSGVAAAGLFAVGYGLGQRAAAVAAMLVTAAAFPLAVKSMEQEGSQAGMRQLAANSALLVAILAPSLAGIFMLRTEIVHLLIAAPFQAVTLAVLPLSTLAGAIRNLRAHFGDQVFLLQNRTRWMMAIAAIDASTTVVLSALFLPHWGLTGAAGATVLAATAAATVSFSIGFTRFGLRLPVSHLVRIALATIAMAALLRIFPEARSIAVLAAHVAAGAAVYFAALALLYAPTLVRILRPRPQHSGA
- a CDS encoding endo-1,4-beta-xylanase, producing MQQWSRRNALALIAGASVASYENRALAAQPAQSLGAIAARNGIVFGAAAGPVIDKDHAYRELYQTQTRIVTTDIAMKMGTIAPQPGPKRFESADRLLKFCAGNNIPMRGHCLIWNEWVPQWIRNLSGSEREKFFDSYIEEVAARYVGKLHSWDVVNEPFWPGHKAPGGYRLGPWYDTFGTGYVRRAFERVAMVDRKTKMVLNEAQSERDDDVGLAVRRGLLQLVDELKHAGVPLHAVGLQSHLQPRYPHDPGRFAEFLHALADRGVEIYLTEFDVRDDTFPDDIAARDAMIAETAEKYLNNALRVPAVKVVIAWELADNYSFYTDAAKKKDPLAQRLPRPLPFDSSMQKKPLWFAMARAFENARKS
- a CDS encoding glycosyltransferase, translated to MTSTLTLALRARNANRIKPRYQICLIHPFDPRGQKVGGLETYIRDFITFHPVDTDILFIGVDSTGELELGRLHRLTFRGRGFDFLPILHYSDQQAREAARTIRTSLTGQFFMALLRHFGTIARLIRARRCSVDLRRVEFSWLPAILRLPFVQMLHGEGAPKLQMDSLLRKYAFVHNTGERFAVAMSEKFLCVNPFITERLQQTYPRRKDKIDTLWTWVNTDIFKPQLWPLNSSPFQIVFAGRLDEFKDPPLMFRTIDRLRQRLNGDVRFHYIGTSDPHRFEEFAAIEDITVRHGFKDAAGMAETLAGAHAGILTSEFEGMPRCVLETLAVGRPVVAMHLPQLEPVIHSGVSGYLVARSGDRDDMADTLAQRFVDVRNAIEAGAMNPVEIADSISAFTPGTQLARVFRYHQEIQDARGLAAAAPT
- a CDS encoding WecB/TagA/CpsF family glycosyltransferase, whose product is MAEPPASLQPRLTVDGITINVPSLPEAVSSIVSAAQHGGNFSVCTLNLDHVVQLQQHANFRAAYRRARFVTADGFPIVVLSRLMGTRIERTTGADLVEPICAEARRKGLPVFLFGANDLTLEETARRLSERFQGLQIAGCLAPGPGFDPYSSEADAAIERIRASGARLCFVALGAPRQELFAARCLDELNGTGVLCIGAALDFIAGTQNRAPSIARKAGLEWAWRMLREPRRLGPRYVRCMSVVPRLVARTIPQIVQARMRKAA